One window from the genome of Pyrobaculum ferrireducens encodes:
- a CDS encoding pyrimidine dimer DNA glycosylase/endonuclease V: MQIFRPYVDHRRSAAFLDDLRLGKQRVEAKQVIKVILRRLGLINDGRRGWWNHPIVLMYFNGGEPYIEDLVKYFDAVVGEWVARGRRNSLGLGDLAPYLEKVRGTGGTPVTHVHEVEYRRVLVLKDPCFYLKKLSPRELEEVLETEPVPINGVNTWLFKRYERYKGFVAGLRRGEVDCHPLFEHDR; the protein is encoded by the coding sequence GTGCAGATATTCCGCCCGTATGTGGACCACCGGAGGTCGGCCGCGTTTCTAGACGACTTGAGGCTTGGTAAGCAGAGGGTCGAGGCTAAGCAGGTGATTAAGGTGATTCTGCGTAGGCTTGGGCTTATCAACGACGGGAGGAGGGGGTGGTGGAACCACCCTATCGTCTTGATGTATTTCAACGGCGGTGAGCCGTACATCGAGGATTTGGTGAAGTACTTCGACGCCGTGGTGGGGGAGTGGGTTGCCAGGGGCCGACGGAACTCCCTCGGCCTCGGCGACCTCGCGCCGTATCTCGAAAAGGTGAGGGGGACCGGCGGCACGCCTGTCACCCACGTCCACGAGGTGGAGTACAGGAGGGTCCTCGTGCTGAAGGATCCCTGCTTCTACCTCAAGAAGCTGTCGCCGCGGGAGCTTGAGGAGGTGCTCGAGACGGAGCCCGTGCCTATAAACGGCGTCAACACCTGGCTGTTTAAACGTTATGAGAGGTATAAAGGGTTCGTCGCGGGGCTGAGGAGAGGCGAGGTTGACTGCCACCCCCTATTTGAACACGACCGCTAG
- a CDS encoding pirin family protein: MEIELLLKGVWTRDGAGVKLYRVFGDPVLAEITDPFLLLDHFGSRYPHEYLAGFPWHPHRGIQTITYLLKGEVHHEDSEGNRGVLGPGDLQWMNAGSGIFHSEMPRPYRQDPEVSGFQLWVNLPRRLKMSDPFYKNLKNSSVPKVRTDEGAVVRLISGRVREPGTGVVEGPVSGLPIPVVYMDVEIPEGVEFLYEVEEGWRTLVYNFGGPARIQERAVEDMSLLVLSRDGGVLRARGPARFLLLSGVPIGEPVAWRGPIVMNTWEEIREAFLELERGTFIKRRAYVEDI, encoded by the coding sequence GTGGAAATTGAACTCCTCCTAAAAGGGGTTTGGACTAGGGACGGCGCCGGCGTAAAGCTCTATCGGGTCTTCGGCGATCCTGTCCTCGCCGAGATCACAGACCCCTTCCTTCTGCTTGACCACTTCGGCTCCCGGTACCCCCATGAATACCTGGCGGGGTTCCCATGGCACCCCCACCGGGGTATCCAGACCATAACCTACCTCCTCAAGGGCGAGGTCCACCATGAGGACTCCGAGGGGAACAGAGGCGTGCTGGGCCCGGGGGATCTCCAGTGGATGAACGCCGGCTCTGGGATATTCCACTCCGAGATGCCCCGGCCCTATAGACAAGATCCCGAGGTCTCCGGCTTTCAGCTCTGGGTCAACCTGCCGAGGAGGCTCAAGATGTCTGACCCCTTCTACAAAAACCTCAAAAACAGCTCAGTGCCCAAAGTCCGAACCGACGAGGGAGCTGTCGTGAGGCTGATATCGGGGAGGGTTAGGGAGCCAGGCACTGGCGTCGTGGAGGGCCCCGTGTCGGGCCTCCCCATCCCCGTGGTCTACATGGACGTTGAGATCCCCGAGGGGGTCGAATTCCTCTACGAGGTGGAGGAGGGCTGGAGGACTCTCGTATACAACTTCGGAGGCCCTGCGAGGATACAGGAGAGGGCCGTGGAGGACATGTCACTCCTCGTGTTGTCCAGAGACGGCGGCGTGCTGAGGGCCAGAGGCCCCGCCCGCTTCTTGTTGCTATCCGGCGTCCCCATCGGCGAGCCCGTCGCGTGGCGGGGGCCTATTGTGATGAATACCTGGGAGGAGATTAGAGAGGCCTTCCTGGAGCTGGAGAGGGGGACCTTCATAAAGAGGAGGGCCTACGTCGAGGATATATGA
- a CDS encoding type II toxin-antitoxin system VapC family toxin, whose protein sequence is MKGGSYVFDASAIIKIVEIAPRIAPAVLKKQHTADLAYYEIGNYIWKLKKREVIDDVAPYAEFFTKLLAHIAVHSVGLRDEVLDIATRRGLTYYDAVYLWLAESLDAPLVTEDGKLCQAAARCLTAAQVLARR, encoded by the coding sequence GTGAAGGGAGGTAGCTACGTATTTGACGCCTCGGCAATAATCAAGATTGTGGAAATCGCGCCTAGAATAGCCCCCGCGGTTTTGAAGAAACAGCACACGGCGGACCTCGCCTACTACGAAATAGGCAACTACATATGGAAGCTTAAGAAAAGAGAGGTGATAGACGACGTAGCTCCCTATGCGGAGTTCTTCACGAAACTCCTCGCCCACATTGCGGTGCACAGCGTGGGGCTTAGAGACGAGGTGCTGGATATAGCAACTAGAAGGGGGCTTACCTACTACGACGCTGTGTACCTCTGGCTCGCCGAGTCCCTCGACGCCCCCCTCGTCACGGAGGACGGCAAGCTCTGCCAAGCCGCCGCGCGCTGTCTAACCGCGGCCCAGGTCCTGGCACGCCGCTGA
- a CDS encoding ArsR family transcriptional regulator: MQKLSSSVKLVLMYMTWRHLVDGSDFVTLKDMVEDLGMSESRLRVIISRLKDMGLLEIRPAPGARTVRYRLMLENLDIGLGRVPPGLYFIDLPIDAAVPGDLSLKALSVLRSARLLLYTQSHAGRKPLFRIVRCTCDVRPYTPAALEEARRLAADGHVAAVVYSSDRDPVETHGARPVSESRVKVYVYT, encoded by the coding sequence ATGCAGAAGTTGTCCTCGTCTGTTAAGCTGGTCCTCATGTATATGACGTGGCGCCACCTGGTGGACGGTAGCGACTTCGTCACGCTAAAGGACATGGTGGAGGACTTGGGTATGTCTGAGAGCAGACTCCGCGTTATTATAAGCAGGTTAAAAGACATGGGGTTGCTCGAGATACGCCCGGCCCCCGGCGCCAGGACGGTGAGGTACCGCCTAATGCTAGAGAACCTAGATATAGGCCTTGGGAGGGTGCCCCCCGGTCTGTACTTCATCGACCTCCCTATAGACGCGGCTGTGCCGGGGGATCTATCCCTCAAAGCCCTGTCGGTCTTGAGGTCGGCCCGCCTCCTGCTCTACACCCAGAGCCACGCCGGCAGAAAGCCGCTGTTCAGAATTGTGCGATGCACCTGTGACGTGAGGCCCTACACCCCGGCGGCTCTCGAAGAGGCTAGGCGCCTAGCCGCGGATGGGCACGTGGCGGCGGTGGTATACAGCTCAGACAGAGACCCCGTTGAGACACATGGAGCCCGACCCGTCTCCGAATCACGTGTAAAGGTATACGTATATACATAG
- a CDS encoding 4Fe-4S dicluster domain-containing protein, which translates to MGHYVFINDTGRCIGCEACTVACKAENSVPLGVWRLRVKYVEKGLWPNTKKYFVQLRCNHCEAAPCVRACPVEALFKRPDGIVDLDQTRCIGCKACIAACPYDAIYINPMKGVAEKCNACAHLVDAGFQPACVQVCPTNAIIFGDISDPKIQEILNSKPWFVRKPETGARPMQFYLAPDMSAVNPLVVARPPMGQWNEMPAPGEKPQSGRW; encoded by the coding sequence ATGGGTCATTACGTCTTTATTAACGACACGGGGCGGTGTATCGGCTGTGAGGCGTGTACGGTGGCCTGCAAGGCCGAGAACTCTGTTCCTCTGGGGGTGTGGAGGCTTAGGGTGAAGTACGTGGAGAAGGGGCTGTGGCCCAACACGAAGAAGTACTTCGTCCAGCTACGGTGCAACCACTGCGAGGCGGCGCCCTGCGTAAGGGCCTGCCCAGTTGAGGCCTTGTTTAAACGGCCCGACGGGATTGTCGACCTGGACCAGACGAGGTGCATCGGCTGTAAGGCATGCATAGCGGCGTGTCCCTACGACGCGATATACATCAACCCCATGAAGGGCGTGGCGGAGAAGTGCAACGCCTGCGCCCACCTGGTGGACGCCGGGTTCCAGCCGGCCTGCGTCCAGGTCTGCCCTACCAACGCCATAATTTTCGGAGACATATCTGACCCAAAGATCCAGGAGATTCTAAACTCCAAGCCTTGGTTTGTGAGGAAGCCGGAGACCGGGGCTAGGCCCATGCAGTTCTACCTAGCTCCAGACATGTCGGCTGTCAATCCGCTGGTGGTGGCGAGGCCGCCCATGGGCCAGTGGAACGAGATGCCCGCGCCAGGGGAGAAGCCCCAGAGCGGGAGGTGGTAG
- a CDS encoding type II toxin-antitoxin system CcdA family antitoxin has protein sequence MVDVGWVTVSTKVRRDVVEKARKYGINISQVLRKALEEEVEKRELKELSELAVRVAEGLRKASVELGEDYAARSVREDREGR, from the coding sequence TTGGTAGACGTGGGCTGGGTTACCGTGTCTACAAAAGTGAGGCGCGACGTCGTAGAGAAGGCGAGGAAATACGGCATAAACATATCCCAAGTCCTCAGAAAGGCGCTGGAAGAGGAGGTTGAAAAAAGAGAGCTTAAGGAGCTGTCGGAGCTCGCCGTAAGGGTGGCCGAGGGCCTTAGAAAAGCCAGCGTGGAGCTTGGAGAGGACTACGCGGCGCGGAGCGTAAGGGAGGATCGTGAAGGGAGGTAG